GATCGACAGCCTCAAGAACATCTGCGCCGCCTACGGCCTCGGTAACGATGGTAACGAGTTCAAGATCATCACCCAGGTTTTTCTGTATAAATTTCTCAACGACAAATTCGCTTTCGAAGCTAAGAAAATCAGCCCTGAGCTGAACCAGGAAAAGAAATGGGAGAAGGCAGTCAGCGATATGACCGCCGACGAGCTTGAGATGCTGCAACTGCAGATGGGCCCTGACACCGCCCGCCTCAAGCCCGAGCACTTCATCGCCCACCTGTGGAACCGCCAGAACGATCCGGAGTTTGCAAAACTCTTCGATGACACCCTGCGCGACATCGCCATCAGCAACAACGATATCTTTGCAGTCAAAACCGACGGCGGAGCCAAGGTCACCTTGTTTGACCGGGTGAGCGAATACATCAGCGACCCCTCCAGGCGCGATGCCTTCTGTCGTGCCATCATCAACAAGATTGGAGATATTAGCTTCGAAAGCATTTTTACCCAGAAGTATGACTTCTATGCCGCCCTGTTCGAATACCTTATTAAGGATTACAACAAGGACAGTGGCGGCAAATATGCCGAGTATTACACCCCGCACGCCGTCGCCAAAATCATGGCTGCCATCCTGGTGCCTGAAGAAGTGCGCGGCCAGATCAGTAACGTCAGCTGCTACGACCCCTCGGCCGGTTCCGGCACCCTCTTGATGAACCTGGCCCACGCTATCGGCGAGCAGCGCTGCGCCATCTACTCGCAGGATATCTCGCAGAAATCATCGAGTCTGCTCCGACTGAACCTGATTCTCAATAATCTGGTTCACTCTATTCCCAACATCATTCAGGGCAATACCTTGCTGCACCCCTACCACCGGGACGGCAAGGCGTTGAAGCAGTTTGACTACATCGTCTCGAATCCGCCCTTCAAAATGGATTTCTCTGATTTTCGCAACGAGCTGGATACCAAAGAGCACCAGGTCCGCTTTTTTGCCGGGGTTCCCAATATTCCCAAGCAGGCTAAGGACAAGATGGCCATCTACCAGCTCTTCCTCCAGCACATCGTCCATTCCCTCAAATCCGGCGGCAAGGCTGCCGTTGTGGTGCCCACCGGCTTCATCACCGCGCAATCCGGCATCGACAAGAAGATTCGCCAGCACCTGGTGGATGAGAAGATGCTGGCCGGGGTGGTCTCCATGCCCAGCAACATTTTCGCTACCACTGGCACCAACGTCTCCATCCTCTTCATCGACGACGCCAACAAGGAGGGCGTCGTGCTGATCGATGCTTCCAGTCTTGGCACCAAAGTCAAAGACGGCAAGAACCAGAAGACCCTGCTCTCCGAAGCAGAGGAAGATCGGATCATTGCTACCTTCAACGCCAAGGAGGCGGTGGAGGATTTCTCGGTGGTGGTGAGCTATGACGAGATCGTCGCCAAAAACTATTCTCTCAGCGCCGGGCAGTATTTTGAGGTGAAGATCGAATACGTCGACCTGACGCCGGAGCAGTTTGCGGCGAAGATGCAGGGCTTTACCGACAATCTGGACAGGCTGTTCAAGGAGTCGGCGGGGCTGGAGCAGGAGATTCGGCAGCAGTTGGCGGGGTTGCGGTATGAGTAGGTTTCCGCTCGTACAATTTGAGAATGCAGCGTTGCAAATCATAGACGGAGACAGGGGAGTTAACTACCCCCAGAAATCAGAGTTTGTGAAAAGTGGACATTGCGCTTTTCTGAATACTGGGAATGTCACCAAGTCCGGCTTTGATTTTAGCGAAACCGATTTCATTTCAAAGGAGAAAGACGTTCGATTACGTAAGGGTAAGGCAACACGAAATGATATCGTTTTAACCACGAGAGGTACGGTTGGGAATGTTGCTTTCTACGGCGAGTCTATTCCATTTCAAAACATTAGAATCAATTCCGGGATGGTCCTTCTTCGCGCCAATCCAAAAGACATAGCACCCTACTACCTATATTGTTTTCTCAGGTCTGATGTTTTCAAAAAACAGGTTTTCTCAAATGGCTCCGGTAGTGCCCAACCACAACTACCTATAGGTGCGTTAAAGAATATTGCATTCCCATTACCGGGAATTGAAGCCCAAAAAAAAATCGCCGCCGTCCTCTCCGCCCTCGACGCCAAAATCGACTGCAACAACCGCATCAACACCGAGCTGGAGGCGATGGCCAAAATCCTGTACGACTTCTGGTTCGTGCAGTTCGACTTCCCCTTCGACTTCGCTTCCGGCAAGCCCGCCCAAAACGGCAAGCCCTACAAATCCTCCGGCGGCAAGATGGTCTACAACCCCACACTGAAACGGGAGATTCCGGCGGGGTGGAAGGCCGGTATAGCGGCCGATTTGTTCGATTTCAATCCCGGCCTAGCTCTGCCAGTGAACAAGGAAGCGAGTTATATCGACATGAATTCGCTGCCGGTGACAGGTTTTATGACCAATCCGCCTGAACTCAAACGGTTTGCCGGGGGAATGAAATTTCAGAATGGTGATGTGGTGGTTGCCAGAATCACCCCTTGTTTGGAGAATGGCAAAACAGCACTGATCTCACTGATGAGGGATGGCGAGGTTGGATTTGGCTCGACAGAATTCATCGTGATCCGCGGCAAGGAATCCTCTCTGAGCGCATTTGCTGCACAACTGAGTAGATCGGCATCCTTCAGGCAGTTTGCCATTTCCAATATGACAGGAACTTCTGGAAGAAAGCGTATCGACGCAGGCACGTTAGAGACATTTTCCTTGCCATTGCCGCCTAAGGAACTCTTGCTGCAGTATGAAAAAACGGCTGCCTCCTTGTTAAAACGAATGACAAATAATGCCCAGGAAAACCAGCACCTCACCCAACTCCGTGACTGGCTTCTACCCATGCTGATGAACGGTCAAGTTACGGTGGAATAAGTGGGGAGGGGGGTATGGAAAAACTCATAATTGCTCTGGATAACTGCTACGGTATTCAACAAATCAACTACGCAACCTGATAGGTGAATTGGTATGACAAAACCGGCTCGATTTGGGGTTGACCCGAAGCTAACATCCATTCTGGGCTCGACATATTCATCATCTGAAAAAGCGCTTTGTGAACTTGTCGATAACGCTTGGGATGCGGATGCGTCTCAAGTTTGGGTTACCTTGCCTGAACCGCTGACAAAAGACCCAATCATTATCAAGGATGATGGCGTGGGAATGACAAATAAAGAAGTTCGAGAAATTTATCTGAAGATAGCAAATGATCGCCTGTCCCGAAGTAAAGATTCGCGAACCTCCGGAAAGCGGAGACTTGTCAAGGGAAGGAAAGGCATTGGTAAATTCTCTGGACTCGCGGCCGCGCACACGATGCAATTGGAAACTCGCTCTAGAGGAGAGTTGACAGCGCTTTCAATCAACAAAAATCATCTTCTCGCTGTTCACCGTAGTAATGACCTTGAAAAGATTGATCTCCCGATTATGACGGAGCAAATCGAAAAATCTGATCGTGGCACGACTATAACGCTGACAGATTTAGACCAGTCAAAAGAATTCCCTCGCCCTGATATCCTCCGACGAATGCTTGTCCGCGAATATTCAAGGGAGGCAGACTTTCAGGTCTTTGTAAACGAAGAGCCATTGACGGTTTCAGATCTTGGTGGTGAGACAAAAACAGCAAATTTTAATCATCCTGAGATCGGACCATTTACCGTGAGTTGGACCATCACGGAGAAACCTCTATCAAAATCAGAGGCAGGCTTTGTCTATCGAGTCGGCGGCAAGGTGGTTGGGCGGCCTACATTCTGCGGTCTCGATGAGGAAGAGGATCTGCCAGAAAAAGTACGAAACAGAATCTGGGGAGAAATCGAGGCAAATGGTCTTGACAACCACGTTACTTCCGATTGGGGAGAAATTTTTCAAAACAGTCTGCCACTCAAAGAGATAAAAACGACTGTTCGGGAAGTGGTGTCTTCCCATATTCGTGAAGTCTGCAAGACTGAAGTAAGTGCAGCTAAGGCGAGGCTTGCCAAGATCGTCAAAGCGCGAATCGAGACCCTCCCTGAGCATCGCAGACAATATGCAGCCGAGGCGGTCGAACGGGTGATTCAAAAATACTTCCCGGAGGGAGATGATAAGGTCAAATTGCTTGTCGGTCTGGTGCTGGATGCCTTGGAGCGGGATGAATATTTTGTAATCTGTGAAAAAATCGCAACTGCGGCTGGCTCGGATGTTGCTACCATAGCGGAGTGTCTTGCCGAATTCGGAATGGTGGACATGGCGGTGATGGTCAAGCAAGCCAGAAATCGTCTGCATGTATTGGATGAGTTCGAGCGTATCGTTCGCGACAAAAGCACCCTCGAAGCGGATGTCCACCACGCTCTCGAACACAATCTTTGGGTTATCGGTCCGCAGTATAGCGTTATTGCCTCCAACAAAACACTCAAGACAATAATTGACGATTATTTCACCAAGGGCGGAAAGAAATCGCGCGCAAAAAAAAGGCCTGACCTTTTTCTCGGGCAATCTGTCGATGGTAGAAAGCTGTTGATTGAGTTTAAGCGGCCTAGCGACAGCGTTGGACGAGATGCCGAAGCCCAGGTCAAGAAGTACCGGGATGACCTGACCCCAAGTCACGGACCAATGGATATCGTGATATTGGGAGGGGCGGTAGATCAGTCCTTGGCTCGCGAATACCAGTCAGATACTCAATTTCGGTCTTATCTGGCGATTATTGGTGATGCCCGCAACCAGCTTGAATGGCTGCTCAGGGAGTTGGCGCCATGATTTCTCCTGCTACCTATAGGCATCTACGGGGCGCCCATTTCACTCAATTCCGCGACTGGCTCCTGCCCATGCTGATGAACGGCCAGGTGACGGTGACGTAAGGGGGATGGAATGAGCGAAACTTTCAACATCTACTGCGACGAATCCTGCCATCTGGAAAACGACCATCAGAAGGCCATGGTGCTGGGCGCTGTCTGGTGCCCAATGGACAAGACGCGCGAGATCGCTGTCCGGCTGCGGGAGATCAAACAAAAACACGGGCTCCCGCCTCATTTTGAAGTGAAGTGGACCAAGGTTTCGCCCGCCGGCAAGGCCCTCTATCTGGAGCTGGTCGATTATTTTTTCGATGATGACGACCT
The sequence above is a segment of the Desulfuromonas sp. KJ2020 genome. Coding sequences within it:
- a CDS encoding ATP-binding protein; translated protein: MTKPARFGVDPKLTSILGSTYSSSEKALCELVDNAWDADASQVWVTLPEPLTKDPIIIKDDGVGMTNKEVREIYLKIANDRLSRSKDSRTSGKRRLVKGRKGIGKFSGLAAAHTMQLETRSRGELTALSINKNHLLAVHRSNDLEKIDLPIMTEQIEKSDRGTTITLTDLDQSKEFPRPDILRRMLVREYSREADFQVFVNEEPLTVSDLGGETKTANFNHPEIGPFTVSWTITEKPLSKSEAGFVYRVGGKVVGRPTFCGLDEEEDLPEKVRNRIWGEIEANGLDNHVTSDWGEIFQNSLPLKEIKTTVREVVSSHIREVCKTEVSAAKARLAKIVKARIETLPEHRRQYAAEAVERVIQKYFPEGDDKVKLLVGLVLDALERDEYFVICEKIATAAGSDVATIAECLAEFGMVDMAVMVKQARNRLHVLDEFERIVRDKSTLEADVHHALEHNLWVIGPQYSVIASNKTLKTIIDDYFTKGGKKSRAKKRPDLFLGQSVDGRKLLIEFKRPSDSVGRDAEAQVKKYRDDLTPSHGPMDIVILGGAVDQSLAREYQSDTQFRSYLAIIGDARNQLEWLLRELAP
- a CDS encoding class I SAM-dependent DNA methyltransferase: MVTQDFTNSTRQLIDSLKNICAAYGLGNDGNEFKIITQVFLYKFLNDKFAFEAKKISPELNQEKKWEKAVSDMTADELEMLQLQMGPDTARLKPEHFIAHLWNRQNDPEFAKLFDDTLRDIAISNNDIFAVKTDGGAKVTLFDRVSEYISDPSRRDAFCRAIINKIGDISFESIFTQKYDFYAALFEYLIKDYNKDSGGKYAEYYTPHAVAKIMAAILVPEEVRGQISNVSCYDPSAGSGTLLMNLAHAIGEQRCAIYSQDISQKSSSLLRLNLILNNLVHSIPNIIQGNTLLHPYHRDGKALKQFDYIVSNPPFKMDFSDFRNELDTKEHQVRFFAGVPNIPKQAKDKMAIYQLFLQHIVHSLKSGGKAAVVVPTGFITAQSGIDKKIRQHLVDEKMLAGVVSMPSNIFATTGTNVSILFIDDANKEGVVLIDASSLGTKVKDGKNQKTLLSEAEEDRIIATFNAKEAVEDFSVVVSYDEIVAKNYSLSAGQYFEVKIEYVDLTPEQFAAKMQGFTDNLDRLFKESAGLEQEIRQQLAGLRYE
- a CDS encoding restriction endonuclease subunit S — encoded protein: MSRFPLVQFENAALQIIDGDRGVNYPQKSEFVKSGHCAFLNTGNVTKSGFDFSETDFISKEKDVRLRKGKATRNDIVLTTRGTVGNVAFYGESIPFQNIRINSGMVLLRANPKDIAPYYLYCFLRSDVFKKQVFSNGSGSAQPQLPIGALKNIAFPLPGIEAQKKIAAVLSALDAKIDCNNRINTELEAMAKILYDFWFVQFDFPFDFASGKPAQNGKPYKSSGGKMVYNPTLKREIPAGWKAGIAADLFDFNPGLALPVNKEASYIDMNSLPVTGFMTNPPELKRFAGGMKFQNGDVVVARITPCLENGKTALISLMRDGEVGFGSTEFIVIRGKESSLSAFAAQLSRSASFRQFAISNMTGTSGRKRIDAGTLETFSLPLPPKELLLQYEKTAASLLKRMTNNAQENQHLTQLRDWLLPMLMNGQVTVE